The Tautonia plasticadhaerens nucleotide sequence CCGATCCTGCTCGAAGACGCCCCGCCGCCGCCCGAGGAGCACGGCGGCCGGGGCCGGATCGACTGGCGGGCGGCCTTCGACGGCATCATCTCCCGCCCCCGCAGCGGCTGCCAGTGGCACACGCTGCCCAGGGAGTATGGCGACGACAGCCCGGTGCACCGCTGGTCCCAGCGGCGGTGCCGCCACGGCGTCTTCGAGCGGATCCGGGCCCTGCTGGTCGAGGAGTGCGACGAGCTGGGCGAGGTCCAATGGCGGTGGCAGGCGGCCGACGGGCGGCCGGGCAAGGCCCGGTTCGGGGGGGAAACAGACGGGCCCCGACCCGACCGACCGGGCCAAGCCGGGGACCAAGCAGGGCCTGCTGGTCGAGGGCGACGGCGGGCCGCTGGGCGTGGTCATCGCCGGGGCCAACGCCCCGGACTTCACGCTGCTGGAGGCGACGATCCGTGCGGTGGTGACCGAGCGGCCCGACCCCGAGCAGGTCGAGCAGCACCTGTGCCTGGACGCCGGGTATGACAACGGACCGGCTCGTGGGGTGGCCGAGGGGCATGGGTATGTCCCCCACATCCGTCCGGCCCGTGGCGGACCCCGCCCGGAGCGGCGGCCGGGCCGGCGGAAGGCCCGCCGCTGGGTGGTGGAGCGGACGCTGGCCTGGCTGTCGAAGTGTCGGGGGCTGCTGGTCCGCTACGACGAGCATGAGGAGAACTCCCTCGGCCTGATCCAACCGGCCTGCGGCCTGCTCTGGTACCGGAGGCTCCACCGGATCAGGGCCGCATGACGCTATTGAGATAGTTACTAATACTACTCCGTTAGTATCTGGGGTGGCGAATCGGTGAGCCCCCGACAGTAGGGGCAATCATGCCGGCAGATCGGGGCCAGCAGCCGCTGCAACGCCCGCCGGATCGACGGCAGCGTGATCACCGGACCTCGGCGCCCCCCTCTTTGCCCGGCCGGGATCGCTCCCGACGGGCTCGTCGCTGTTCCGATGCCAGGAAGCCGTAGGCCAGCATCACCAGGCAGGCGTGGTGGTGGAAGCCCCGCCAGGAGCGGCCCTCGAAGTGATCCAGGCCCAACTCCTCCTTCATCTGCTGGTAGCCCTGCTCGATGTTCCAGCCATAATGCCCTCCAAGAGCGCGATGGGGCGGCCCGGCTCGCCCTGAGCCGGGCCGCCCTCACTCTACCGTCCCGGGCGCGGCCTCGGTCTGGTCAGTTCGGCAAGCCGCCCCTTGTTCGCCCACGTCCGCGGCAGCCGGCGGAGCTCGCGCAGCCGCCGCAGCTCGGACCCGTCGGCCCAGATCACGTGGTGGCCCTGGGCGTCGCGATGCGCCGTCAACCACCCGACCCGCACCCATCGCCGCACCGTGTCTCGCGACACCCCCAGCCGACGCGCCAGCGACGACGGCCGGTATTCGTCGCGGCCGAGGCCGGCCGGGCTGCCGAAGGGCGTGCGGGCCAGCCCCAGGTGCCAGAGCAGCCGTTGCACCATCCCCCGCGTGAACCGCTCGGCCCGCTTCGGGGGACGGAACCCCTCGACGTTGAGCCGCTCGGCCATCGCCGCCGGGCTGAGCCGCTCGGCGCGCCATCCCCGCAGTCGCTCGACCAGTCGGGGGTAGTCGGCCAGGAGGTCGTACCGCTTCACCGGCCGGGACATGGCGTGCGACTCGGTCATGCCGCCGGACCAGTGGAGCGTCACATCGACCCGCTCGCTCGCCTTGTCCACGGTGACGGACACGTGGTCAATCAGGAGTCGGGCGATCCGCTGCCGCTCGGCGGGCGTCGTCGTCGTCGCCTGCCACACCGCCGGCAAGTCGCCGGCCAGCGACCGGATCGTCCGCTCGTCGTCCGGTGAGAGCCGACCGGGGGCCGACCCCCGCCACCGCTCGTGCTCGTCCTCGAGGCGCCGCTGCGCCCTCAACGCCTCCTCCCAGCGCCGCTCCAACTCGCGGCCGACCAGGCGATTCTCCGGCTCGCAGGCCTGGTACTGCCGGGCCGCGCGGTCGGCCTCGCAGCCGGCGCGTTCGAGGCGGAGCCGCCAGTGCCGGGCCAGCTCGGACCGCTCGCGCTCGACCTCGGCCACCGCCGCCAAGCTCGCCTCCAGCGCCGCCGGCTCCACCGCCGCCAGGACCCGGCCGGCGACCAGCCCGTCGAGCGCCGGCCCGGAGAGGCTCTGGCAGATCGGCTCGGCGTGGTCGGCCGCCCCGCGGGCACAGGTGTAGCTGTACCGGCCCGTCGCCCCCGAGTACCGCACGAGCATCCGCCGGCCGCACCGCCCGCACCGCAGGAGTCCGGCCAGCAGCGAGGCCCCCTGCCGCGGCGCGCCGGGGCGGTCCCGGCGGGCCCGGTTGGCCTCCAGCCGCTCCTGGTTGTCACAGAACCGCTCCCAGGTGATGTAGGCCGGCAGCCGGTCGCGGATCAGCACCAGGCACTCCTCCGGGCGGCGGACCAGCTTGCCGGTGTCGGGCCGCCCGGGCCGCTTGCGCCGCGGGTCGACCTCCCGGTGGCCGAACCGGTAGGCACCGGCGTAGGCCGGGTGGTGCAGGACGTTCGACAGCGTCGGGCGGTTCGGCCGCCGCCACTCCAACCCGCCGCGGTTGGGGCCGTGGCGGGGTCGGATCGGGATGCGGACCCCGTGGTGGACCAGGTAGCGGAGCAGGCCGTGCAGGGTACCCTCGCGGTCGAACCGGTCGAAGATCAGCCGCACGGTCGCCTGGACCTGCTCGTCGGGGTCGATCGCCCACTCGCCCGAGGCGAGGCGTACGTAGCCCAGCGGCGGGGAGCCCATCGGCTCGCCCCGGCGGGCCTTGTTGAGCCGGCCCTGGCACATCCGCTCCTTGATGACATGAAGTTCTGCCTCGTTCAACATGCCGTGCAGGCCCAGCAGGAGCCTGTCGTTGTGGTCGGCCGGGTCGTAGACGGCGTCGGCGTCGGCCAGGAGCACGCGGAAGCGGGCGCAGAGCTCGAGCAGCTGGTGCCAGTCGCGGTTGGACCGGGCCAGCCGGCTCATCTCCAGGCCGAGGATCAGCCCGACGTTGTCGAGCGCCACCTCGGCCAGCAGCCG carries:
- a CDS encoding recombinase family protein, with amino-acid sequence MSDATRSPKLRPWHLDRAAFVYVRQSTPQQVLDHRESTDRQYALADRAVALGWPRDRVTTIDDDLGKSGQSIEGRPGFQRLLAEVALDNVGLILGLEMSRLARSNRDWHQLLELCARFRVLLADADAVYDPADHNDRLLLGLHGMLNEAELHVIKERMCQGRLNKARRGEPMGSPPLGYVRLASGEWAIDPDEQVQATVRLIFDRFDREGTLHGLLRYLVHHGVRIPIRPRHGPNRGGLEWRRPNRPTLSNVLHHPAYAGAYRFGHREVDPRRKRPGRPDTGKLVRRPEECLVLIRDRLPAYITWERFCDNQERLEANRARRDRPGAPRQGASLLAGLLRCGRCGRRMLVRYSGATGRYSYTCARGAADHAEPICQSLSGPALDGLVAGRVLAAVEPAALEASLAAVAEVERERSELARHWRLRLERAGCEADRAARQYQACEPENRLVGRELERRWEEALRAQRRLEDEHERWRGSAPGRLSPDDERTIRSLAGDLPAVWQATTTTPAERQRIARLLIDHVSVTVDKASERVDVTLHWSGGMTESHAMSRPVKRYDLLADYPRLVERLRGWRAERLSPAAMAERLNVEGFRPPKRAERFTRGMVQRLLWHLGLARTPFGSPAGLGRDEYRPSSLARRLGVSRDTVRRWVRVGWLTAHRDAQGHHVIWADGSELRRLRELRRLPRTWANKGRLAELTRPRPRPGR
- a CDS encoding IS5 family transposase (programmed frameshift); this encodes MPDALWERIEPILLEDAPPPPEEHGGRGRIDWRAAFDGIISRPRSGCQWHTLPREYGDDSPVHRWSQRRCRHGVFERIRALLVEECDELGEVQWRWQAADGRPGKAPGSGGKQTGPDPTDRAKPGTKQGLLVEGDGGPLGVVIAGANAPDFTLLEATIRAVVTERPDPEQVEQHLCLDAGYDNGPARGVAEGHGYVPHIRPARGGPRPERRPGRRKARRWVVERTLAWLSKCRGLLVRYDEHEENSLGLIQPACGLLWYRRLHRIRAA